Proteins co-encoded in one Salvia splendens isolate huo1 chromosome 4, SspV2, whole genome shotgun sequence genomic window:
- the LOC121798096 gene encoding probable methyltransferase PMT2: MANKFNAGDGRTRSHVSIFIVAGLCCFFYLLGAWQRSGFGKGDSIALEMTKSGENCNVLPNLNFETHHGGEAGIIDDSDSKATVYKPCHQRYTDYTPCQDQGRAMTFPRDNMIYRERHCPPQAEKLHCLIPAPEGYVTPFPWPKSRDYVPYANAPYKSLTVEKAIQNWIQYEGNVFRFPGGGTQFPQGADKYIDQLASVIPIDNGTVRTALDTGCGVASWGAYLWKKNVIAMSFAPRDSHEAQVQFALERGVPAVIGVLGSIKMPYPSRAFDMAHCSRCLIPWGINDGLYMKEVDRVLRPGGYWVLSGPPINWKTNYKAWQRPLEDLKEEQRKIEDAAKLLCWEKKSEKGEIAVWQKTMDSDACRAKQESAGATFCQSEDSDNVWYKKMEQCITPNKNPNSEEIKPFPERLHSVPPRIVSGSVSGVSAEAFLEDDKQWKKHVNAYRKTIPILDSGRYRNIMDMNAGFGGFAAALQSPKLWVMNVVPTIAKKNTLGVVYERGLVGIYHDWCEAFSTYPRTYDLIHANGVFSLYKDKCDFEDILLEMDRILRPEGAVIFRDEVDVLVKVKRMIGGMRWDSKMIDHEDGPLVPEKVLVAVKKYWVGNSTFSQ, from the exons ATGGCGAACAAGTTTAATGCGGGAGATGGTAGGACCAGGAGTCATGTGTCAATTTTTATAGTAGCAGGTCTTTGCTGTTTCTTCTATCTATTAGGAGCATGGCAGAGAAGTGGGTTTGGAAAGGGGGACAGTATAGCATTGGAGATGACTAAGAGTGGAGAAAATTGTAACGTTCTTCCCAATCTCAATTTCGAAACCCATCATGGCGGTGAAGCTGGGATTATTGATGATTCTGATTCAAAAGCAACAGTTTACAAACCATGCCATCAACGCTACACTGATTACACCCCCTGTCAGGACCAAGGGCGTGCAATGACATTCCCGAGGGATAATATGATCTACCGTGAGAGGCACTGCCCTCCTCAAGCAGAGAAGTTGCATTGCCTCATTCCGGCTCCAGAAGGATATGTGACCCCATTTCCGTGGCCAAAAAGTCGTGATTATGTGCCCTATGCTAATGCTCCATATAAGAGCTTGACAGTAGAGAAGGCTATACAAAACTGGATCCAATATGAAGGTAATGTGTTCAGGTTCCCTGGTGGAGGAACCCAATTTCCTCAAGGAGCCGATAAGTACATTGACCAGCTTGCTTCGGTTATACCAATTGACAATGGAACTGTTAGAACCGCATTGGACACTGGTTGTGGG GTAGCCAGTTGGGGTGCGTATCTATGGAAAAAAAATGTCATAGCAATGTCTTTTGCACCTAGAGATTCACATGAAGCCCAAGTTCAGTTTGCTCTGGAAAGGGGTGTACCTGCTGTCATTGGTGTTCTTGGGTCGATAAAAATGCCATATCCATCTAGAGCTTTTGACATGGCTCATTGTTCTCGCTGTCTTATACCTTGGGGGATAAATG ATGGACTCTATATGAAGGAAGTTGATCGTGTGCTTAGACCTGGTGGCTATTGGGTGCTTTCAGGCCCTCCTATCAACTGGAAGACTAACTACAAGGCATGGCAACGACCACTTGAAGACCTTAAGGAAGAGCAGAGAAAGATAGAAGATGCTGCTAAACTTCTCTGTTGGGAGAAAAAGTCAGAGAAAGGTGAAATAGCTGTGTGGCAGAAGACAATGGATTCTGATGCTTGTCGTGCTAAACAGGAAAGTGCCGGAGCAACATTCTGTCAATCTGAAGATTCTGATAATGTCTG GTATAAGAAAATGGAGCAATGCATTACTCCAAATAAGAATCCTAACAGTGAAGAAATTAAACCATTCCCCGAGAGGCTTCATTCAGTACCTCCACGAATTGTTAGTGGCTCAGTTTCTGGAGTTTCTGCAGAGGCATTCCTCGAGGATGATAAGCAATGGAAAAAACATGTCAATGCCTACAGAAAGACTATCCCAATTCTCGACTCTGGAAGGTACCGCAACATCATGGATATGAATGCTGGATTCGGTGGTTTTGCTGCTGCACTTCAATCGCCCAAATTGTGGGTCATGAATGTTGTACCCACTATTGCCAAGAAAAATACCCTTGGTGTTGTTTATGAACGAGGATTGGTTGGTATCTATCATGACTG GTGTGAAGCCTTCTCTACTTATCCTAGAACATATGATCTCATTCATGCTAATGGTGTTTTTAGCTTGTACAAGGACAA GTGTGACTTTGAAGACATATTATTAGAAATGGACCGGATTTTACGTCCAGAAGGTGCGGTTATATTCAGAGATGAAGTTGATGTACTTGTGAAGGTGAAGAGAATGATCGGAGGTATGAGATGGGACTCCAAGATGATCGATCATGAGGACGGTCCACTTGTTCCCGAGAAAGTACTGGTTGCTGTCAAGAAATATTGGGTTGGCAACTCGACTTTTTCCCAGTGA
- the LOC121799538 gene encoding origin of replication complex subunit 6-like: protein MDMSDIARKLGLSESKYVVRKAAELRRLADIQFDSSIIGVGEICKAVICLEIAASRMEVLFDRHEAIKLSGVSEKAYNRSFNSMQNGMNLKNKLDVRELAIQFGCVRLIPFVHKGLSLYKDRFLASLPLSRRGGTDFSRPVFTAVAFYLCAKRHKLKADKFKLIELAGTSESEFANISTSMLDLCFDVFGIAKEKKDARKIQGNRELIDALPEKRRLEDGGYSSSDGEESPAYKKRKQMDKRDHDEWKSAVLKSNKLGKAQAAAKLTKSRQSRLDFLKKAPETAAKAL, encoded by the exons ATGGACATGTCTGACATAGCCAGGAAATTAGGCCTCTCCGAATCCAAATACGTCGTCCGTAAGGCTGCCGAGCTCCGCCGGCTAGCCGACATCCAGTTCGATTCCTCCATCATCGGCGTC GGCGAGATCTGCAAGGCCGTAATTTGCCTCGAGATTGCAGCTTCCAG AATGGAAGTTTTGTTTGATCGGCATGAAGCAATAAAGCTGAGTGGGGTTTCCGAGAAGGCTTACAACAGATCCTTCAACTCGATGCAGAATGGCATGAATTTGAA GAATAAACTTGATGTAAGAGAATTGGCCATTCAATTTGGATGCGTGCGCCTCATCCCTTTTGTTCACAAGGGCCTTTCTCT GTATAAGGATCGGTTTCTTGCTTCGTTGCCTCTTTCTCGAAGGGGCGGTACTGATTTTAGTCGGCCGGTTTTTACTGCAGTAGCATTCTACCTTTGTGCCAAGAGGCATAAg CTCAAGGCAGACAAGTTCAAGCTGATTGAGCTTGCTGGCACATCAGAGTCTGAATTTGCTAATATATCTACTTCGATGTTGGACCTATGCTTTGATGTGTTTGGAATAGCCAAGGAGAAAAAGGATGCAAGGAAAATCCAAGGCAACCGAG AGCTTATTGATGCATTGCCTGAAAAGAGAAGGCTAGAGGATGGTGGCTACTCTTCTAGTGATGGTGAAGAG TCTCCGGCCTACAAGAAGCGCAAGCAGATGGATAAACGGGATCACGATGAGTGGAAATCTGCTGTTTTGAAGTCTAACAAGCTTGGCAAGGCTCAAG CTGCTGCAAAGCTAACGAAAAGCAGACAGAGCAGGCTTGATTTTCTGAAGAAGGCTCCTGAAACTGCAGCAAAAGCCTTGTGA
- the LOC121798098 gene encoding cullin-3A-like yields MSSGPKKRNFQIEAFKHKVVVDPKYAEKTWKVLEDAIREIYNHNASGLSFEELYRNAYNMVLHKFGERLYSGLVSTMTLHLQSMSESIEAAQGASFLDELNAKWNDHNKALQMIRDILMYMDRTFIPSTHKTPVHELGLNLWRDHVIHNSNIQSRLLNTILELIHRERTGEVINRGLMRNIIKMLMDLGPSVYQEDFEKSFLQVSADFYRAESQEYIECCDCADYLKKAERRLNEEIDRVSHYLDTKTETKITNVVEKEMIANHKLRLIHMENSGLVKMLLDDKFEDLARMYNLFHRVSIGLSTIRDVMTSHIRDTGKQLVTDPEKSKNPVEFVETLLEKRDKYDKIISSAFSNDKTFQNALSSSFEYFINLNPRSPEYISLFVDDKLRKGLKGVKDDDVELILDKVMILFRYLQEKDVFEKYYKQHLAKRLLSGKTVSDDAERSLIVKLKTECGYQFTSKLEGMFTDMKTSQDTMHGFYAACGAELGNGPTLVVQALTTGSWPTQSTNTCNLPVELSTLCEKFRSYYLGTHTGRRLTWQTNMGTADLRATFGEVHKYELNVSTYQMCVLMLFNNTEHLSYKEIEQATEIPSSDLKRCLQSLACVKGKNVLRKEPMSKDIGEDDVFSVNDSFTSKLRKVKIGTVVAQKESEPEKQETRQRVEEDRKPQIEAAIVRIMKSRRVLDHNNIIAEVTKQLQSRFLANPGEIKKRIESLIERDFLERDDEDRRLYRYLA; encoded by the exons ATGAGCAGCGGGCCGAAGAAGAGGAATTTTCAGATTGAAGCGTTCAAGCACAAAGTGGTGGTGGATCCCAAGTATGCAGAAAAGACTTGGAAGGTTTTAGAGGACGCGATTAGAGAGATTTACAACCATAACGCTAGCGGCCTTAGTTTTGAAGAATTATACAG AAATGCTTACAATATGGTATTACATAAATTTGGTGAGAGGCTTTATTCTGGACTTGTGTCTACAATGACACTTCATCTTCAGTCAATGTCCGAATCCATAGAAGCTGCCCAAGGTGCTTCATTCCTGGATGAACTTAATGCTAAATGGAACGATCACAATAAAGCATTGCAAATGATCCGTGACATACTAATGTACATGGACAGAACATTCATCCCAAGCACCCACAAAACCCCTGTTCATGAGCTCGGGTTAAACCTCTGGAGGGACCATGTAATCCACAATAGTAATATCCAGTCAAGACTTTTAAACACCATTCTTGAACTGATACACAGGGAACGCACAGGCGAAGTTATCAACAGAGGGCTTATGAGAAACATTATCAAAATGCTAATGGACTTGGGACCTTCAGTCTACCAAGAAGATTTTGAGAAATCATTTCTTCAAGTTTCTGCTGATTTCTATCGAGCAGAATCTCAGGAATATATCGAATGTTGTGATTGTGCAGACTATCTGAAGAAAGCTGAAAGGCGACTCAATGAAGAAATTGATAGGGTATCGCATTATTTAGACACAAAGACTGAAACAAAGATAACCAATGTTGTAGAAAAGGAGATGATAGCCAACCACAAGCTCAGATTAATACACATGGAGAACTCAGGACTGGTAAAGATGCTTCTCGATGATAAATTTGAAGACTTGGCAAGGATGTACAACTTATTCCATCGGGTTTCTATAGGTCTCTCCACAATCAGGGATGTAATGACGTCTCACATCAGAGATACAGGCAAACAGCTTGTTACTGATCCTGAGAAATCAAAGAATCCTGTGGAGTTTGTTGAGACACTCCTTGAGAAAAGGGATAAGTATGATAAAATCATAAGCTCGGCATTCAGCAATGATAAGACCTTCCAGAATGCCTTGAGTTCTTCATTCGAGTATTTCATCAATTTAAATCCTCGTTCTCCTGAGTACATATCTTTGTTTGTAGATGATAAGCTCCGCAAGGGACTGAAGGGAGTGAAAGACGATGATGTTGAGCTTATTCTTGATAAGGTGATGATATTATTTCGTTACCTTCAGGAGAAAGATGTTTTTGAGAAATACTACAAGCAGCACTTGGCAAAGAGGCTCTTGTCTGGAAAAACAGTATCTGATGATGCAGAGAGAAGTCTCATTGTCAAACTTAAGACTGAATGTGGTTATCAATTTACATCGAAATTGGAAGGGATGTTTACAGATATGAAGACTTCTCAGGACACAATGCATGGGTTTTATGCTGCATGCGGTGCTGAGCTGGGGAATGGCCCAACATTAGTTGTACAGGCTTTGACTACTGGGTCTTGGCCTACTCAATCCACCAATACTTGCAACCTTCCAGTTGAGCTGTCAACTCTGTGTGAGAAGTTTCGATCATATTACTTGGGGACTCATACAGGTAGGAGATTAACCTGGCAGACAAATATGGGAACAGCTGATCTGAGAGCAACCTTTGGGGAAGTACATAAGTATGAGCTGAATGTGTCGACTTATCAAATGTGTGTCCTAATGTTGTTCAACAATACTGAACATCTTAGCTACAAGGAGATTGAGCAGGCCACAGAGATTCCCTCTTCTGATTTGAAACGGTGCCTGCAGTCCCTAGCTTGCGTAAAAGGGAAAAATGTGCTCCGTAAAGAGCCCATGAGCAAGGATATTGGAGAGGATGATGTATTTTCTGTTAATGACAGTTTCACCAGCAAACTTCGAAAGGTTAAAATAGGAACTGTGGTTGCACAGAAGGAATCTGAGCCTGAGAAGCAAGAGACAAGGCAGAGGGTGGAGGAAGATAGGAAACCCCAGATCGAGGCTGCAATAGTCAGAATCATGAAATCGAGGAGGGTATTGGATCACAATAATATCATTGCAGAGGTGACAAAACAATTGCAGTCACGGTTCCTGGCCAACCCTGGGGAGATCAAGAAACGAATTGAATCGCTTATAGAGCGAGACTTCTTGGAAAGGGATGATGAAGATAGGCGATTATACCGGTATCTTGCCTGA
- the LOC121798097 gene encoding protein PHYTOCHROME KINASE SUBSTRATE 1-like, with amino-acid sequence MNTKLEPAPVPKMSMPVTMLALPPKHASEITKNNTSSAASFTQGLTATHDRIFLGKKTSPDKEIDVFDARKYFDEGLHDTPKISAKNLPDHLHQQQLNKDVVQTAVKEHPLSIRSQSSWNSWSSLLRTAPGSQQQLSKASKKSFLSSIGCNCSCLTTSIISGRSKPGNKTNNDLFTKREKQEIVKRSQKQVFGSPIHIKGNNCFTLDTMVTWDAITPFSAAEELKIPSISSEMHNDSDSDASSDLFEIESLCIDNPFDPTTCYAPSEASIEWSVVTASAADFSLLSDSDDISSTIQKPCAKKTAPFKEMPKIRPSILSGCKSQKAVNVAGDAQTKRWPLTPMTRFHDDSKLSFDGKSRQNSLDHRVMSQSRSATSAHILCT; translated from the coding sequence ATGAACACTAAGCTCGAGCCCGCCCCGGTACCTAAAATGTCGATGCCCGTAACCATGCTGGCTCTGCCTCCCAAACACGCTTCCGAAATCACCAAAAACAACACTAGCAGTGCAGCCTCATTCACTCAAGGCCTCACCGCCACTCATGATCGGATCTTCCTTGGCAAGAAGACATCGCCAGACAAAGAAATAGACGTCTTCGATGCTCGGAAATACTTCGACGAGGGTCTGCACGACACTCCCAAAATCTCCGCCAAGAATCTTCCAGATCACCTCCATCAGCAACAGCTCAACAAGGATGTTGTCCAAACTGCAGTCAAGGAGCATCCGCTCAGCATACGCTCTCAGTCGAGCTGGAACAGCTGGAGCTCCCTGCTCCGCACTGCCCCGGGAAGCCAGCAGCAGCTGAGCAAGGCAAGCAAGAAGAGCTTCCTTTCCAGCATTGGCTGCAACTGCTCCTGCTTGACCACCAGCATCATCAGTGGCAGATCAAAACCAGGAAACAAAACCAATAATGATCTCTTCACCAAGAGAGAGAAACAGGAGATCGTGAAGAGATCTCAGAAACAAGTGTTTGGCTCCCCAATCCACATAAAAGGGAACAACTGCTTCACCTTGGACACCATGGTTACATGGGATGCAATCACTCCATTCTCAGCAGCTGAAGAGCTCAAAATCCCTTCAATATCAAGTGAAATGCACAACGACAGTGACAGCGACGCAAGCTCTGATCTGTTTGAAATCGAGAGCTTGTGCATAGACAACCCTTTTGATCCCACAACATGCTATGCTCCGAGTGAGGCCAGCATAGAGTGGAGTGTTGTCACTGCCAGCGCTGCAGATTTCTCCCTCCTTTCGGATTCTGACGACATATCCTCCACCATCCAAAAGCCGTGTGCCAAGAAAACTGCTCCATTCAAAGAAATGCCAAAGATTCGGCCGAGTATTCTCTCAGGCTGCAAGAGCCAGAAAGCTGTTAATGTTGCCGGAGATGCACAGACGAAGAGGTGGCCCCTCACGCCGATGACACGGTTCCACGACGATAGCAAGCTCAGCTTTGATGGAAAGAGCAGGCAGAACTCACTTGATCACCGTGTCATGTCTCAATCAAGATCTGCAACTTCTGCACATATCTTGTGTACTTAG